A part of Plasmodium sp. gorilla clade G2 genome assembly, chromosome: 8 genomic DNA contains:
- a CDS encoding glutamate dehydrogenase, putative → MDIDRRSALSFSPSNIECGFGSEHFSNNSITWKEKYEQTKELLRSYNLFSDHLINYSIDFYFNKLGFNKFHFEETSPELISKVVVCIITAKINEQYSSDKYFPTFEETHDNVIFIITRVFADDNKTRLNYKMEKKIEEKYFNFSDMSKDCYRLKSFRSVHSVFDKEHTYQEPLRTYILELPTYNDDIIKENETDLKKLMDVNFYNYIKGTRSEQIYYELNKAVLYDLTGQFLQTHYYETSSSTFTLTIAVKRSNVISSIFSLIGDCLNMHRCFSYSKYVEPLKNGVLLIILNVKVIMNEHEQAKQKLDLKDKIYKVVKSLKTLCLFNDSRFIQLSVKRTFTAEESAYLFMMIKFITFFSTNTLSSYKNVEHALNLRNFNNNMMDSSTGSSSTSPSSVLNDFYIIKEKLKSSKYTKEEILRCAQSNVRTIKMLFSNFEKKLNHQRNKSTEMIYDESIMKNSSDMLKEYYSNNNMNDGHHGTLSSLASSTSSAVSLNSFLSGSCDSPNYYYHHNKDSKDIIDEIEDNHDKKILQYFYMFEKYALKTNFFLTHKISLAVAFDGALLKDSIYEAQPYSIIMILGLHFIGFHIRFSKISRGGVRIVISNNVNSYMHNSDNLFDEAYNLAYTQNFKNKDIPEGGSKGIILLDADVCNVANTKYIKNLSFYSYVNSILDLLINEDLNEESASSISVHSTKDVINNTTTSFDNVVRLKENMVGREVEHLNMTMSYGTNNTNLSNMYDTYNLNNSVNNKSVSNSSSNINMHEQKADELDKNRENGNNKRNDKNEENGKRDDNMMNGNYNYVNGTTEDAVQKIMSSKCKLEGNNTNNNTNNNTNDNTNSNNSNSNNNNNNNNSNNIIRTEERYNSSGCVLNNVKKSRKMILQEKMNEEEDLIFLGPDENTGSDQLMDWACIIAKKRRYPYWKTFSTGKLRKNGGVPHDMYGMTTLGIETYISKLCEKLNIKEESISRSVVGGPDGDLGSNAILQSKTKIISIIDGSGVLYDKEGLNKEELIRLAKKRNNKDKSKAITCCTLYNEKYFSKDGFKISIEDHNVDILGTKVRSGLDFRNTFFLNPLNKCELFNPCGGRPHSINIFNVHNIIKNGECIYKYIVEGANVFISDDARNILESKNVILFKDAATNKGGVISSSLEVLAGLVLDDKQYIDYMCSPDSDILQVDENEINFVHQNQRMNHSLSFKRGSMENLEDDDEKNKNIKTCVENKDVHNDNNNDIHNDIHNDIHNNIKINNMMDHDVSEFYKAYVKEIQKKITHYCELEFESLWKETRRTKTPISKAINILSNKISELKKDILSSDTLCRDYKLLKKVLEDVIPPTLLNIVTFEQILERVPYVYIKSLFASSLASNYYYSQQFLNDLSAFNFFEYIRKLQSESA, encoded by the coding sequence ATGGATATTGATAGAAGGTCGGCTTTAAGCTTCTCTCCCAGTAACATCGAGTGCGGATTCGGTAGCGAACATTTTTCTAATAACAGTATAACAtggaaagaaaaatatgaacagaCAAAAGAATTGTTGAGGagttataatttattttcagatcatttaataaattatagcatcgatttttattttaacaagtTAGGATTTAACAAGTTTCATTTTGAAGAGACAAGTCCAGAGTTGATCAGTAAAGTTGTTGTATGTATTATAACGGCTAAGATTAATGAGCAGTATTCTAgtgataaatattttcctACGTTTGAAGAGACTCATGACAATgtgatatttataataactaGAGTATTTgctgatgataataaaacaagATTAAATTATAAGATGGAGAAAAAAATCGAAGAGAAATATTTCAATTTTTCTGATATGTCAAAAGATTGTTATAGATTAAAAAGTTTTAGATCAGTACATTCTGTATTTGATAAAGAGCATACGTATCAAGAGCCTTTAAGAACATACATTTTAGAGTTACCAACATAcaatgatgatataataaaagagaaTGAAactgatttaaaaaaattaatggatgttaatttttataattacattAAAGGTACAAGAAGTGAACAGATATATTATGAATTGAATAAAGCTGTATTATATGATTTAACTGGTCAGTTCTTACAAACACATTATTATGAAACATCATCAAGTACTTTTACATTAACAATAGCTGTTAAAAGAAGTAATGTGATATCttctatattttctttaataggTGATTGTTTAAATATGCATAGATGTTTTTCTTATTCTAAATATGTAGAACCTTTAAAAAATGGTGTGctgttaataattttaaatgtaaAAGTTATTATGAATGAACATGAACAAGCAAAGCAGAAATTagatttaaaagataaaatatataaagttgTAAAATCATTGAAAacattatgtttatttaatgATTCAAGGTTTATTCAATTATCTGTAAAGAGAACATTTACAGCAGAAGAATCAGCATATCTTTTTATGATGATTAAGTTTATAACCTTTTTTTCGACGAACACATTATCtagttataaaaatgtagagCATGCATTAAATCTAAGGAattttaataacaatatgATGGATTCTAGTACTGGTTCATCATCAACATCTCCATCATCTGTTCTTaatgatttttatattataaaagaaaagttGAAGAGttcaaaatatacaaaagaagaaatattaagATGTGCTCAGAGTAATGTTAGAACTATAAAGATGTTGTTTTCAAATTTTGAGAAAAAATTGAATCATCAAAGAAATAAATCAACTGAGATGATATATGATGAGAGTATTATGAAGAATTCAAGTGATATGTTAAAAGAGtattattcaaataataatatgaatgatggTCATCATGGTACTTTATCATCTCTAGCTTCTTCTACATCTTCTGCTGTTTCtttaaattcatttttatcaggATCATGTGACTCTcccaattattattatcatcataataaagATAGTAAAGATATCATTGATGAAATAGAAGATAAccatgataaaaaaatattacaatatttttatatgtttgaaaaatatgccttaaaaacaaatttttttttaacgcACAAAATAAGTTTAGCTGTAGCTTTTGATGGTGCCTTATTAAAAGATTCTATATATGAAGCACAACCATAttctattattatgatattgGGTTTGCATTTTATTGGATTTCATATAAGATTTAGTAAGATATCTAGAGGAGGTGTTCGTATTGTTATATCTAACAATGTCAATTCTTATATGCATAATTCAGATAATTTATTTGATGAGGCATATAATCTTGCATACACTCAGAATTTTAAGAATAAGGATATACCCGAAGGTGGAAGTAAAGGAATCATTTTATTAGATGCAGATGTATGTAATGTTgctaatacaaaatatattaaaaatttatcttTCTATTCTTATGTGAATTCTATATTGGATTTATTGATAAATGAAGATTTAAATGAAGAAAGTGCATCATCTATATCAGTTCATTCTACTAAAGATGTAATAAACAACACAACAACTTCTTTTGACAATGTTGTAAGGTTGAAGGAAAATATGGTAGGAAGAGAAGTAGAACATCTTAATATGACTATGTCATATGGCACAAATAATACTAATCTTTCTAATATGTATGATACATACAATTTGAATAATTCtgtgaataataaaagtgtGAGTAATTCAAgtagtaatattaatatgcaTGAACAAAAGGCAGATGAGTTAGACAAAAACAGAGAGaatggaaataataaaagaaatgacaaaaatgaagaaaatggaaaaagggatgataatatgatgaatggtaattataattatgtcAATGGAACAACCGAAGATGCTGTACAGAAAATTATGAGTTCGAAATGTAAGTTGGAAggaaataatacaaataataatacaaataataatacaaatgataatacaaatagtaataatagtaatagtaataataataacaataataataatagtaataatattattcgaACTGAAGAAAGATACAATTCCTCAGGATGTGTATTAAATAATGTGAAGAAGAGTAGAAAAATGATATtacaagaaaaaatgaatgaagaagaagatttaatatttttaggtCCCGATGAAAATACAGGTTCTGATCAATTAATGGATTGGGCTTGTATAATtgcaaaaaaaagaagatatcCTTATTGGAAGACATTTTCAACTGGAAAATTAAGAAAGAATGGAGGTGTTCCTCATGACATGTATGGTATGACAACACTAGGTATAGAAacttatatatcaaaattatgtgaaaaattaaatattaaagaagaaAGTATTAGTAGATCTGTTGTTGGAGGTCCAGATGGTGATTTAGGAAGTAATGCTATTTTACAATCTAAAACTAAAATTATATCTATTATTGATGGATCAGGtgttttatatgataaagaaggattaaataaagaagaattaaTAAGATTagcaaaaaaaagaaataataaagataaaagtAAAGCTATAACATGTTGtacattatataatgaaaaatatttttcaaaagaTGGTTTTAAAATATCTATTGAAGATCATAATGTAGATATTTTAGGAACTAAAGTTAGAAGTGGTTTAGATTTTAGAAATACATTTTTCTTGAACCCATTAAACAAATGTGAATTATTTAATCCATGTGGTGGTAGACCACattctattaatatatttaatgtacataatataatcaaaaatggagaatgtatatataaatatattgtagAAGGAGctaatgtatttatatcaGATGATGcaagaaatatattagaaagtaaaaatgtaatattgTTTAAAGATGCAGCTACAAATAAAGGTGGTGTTATATCAAGTAGTTTAGAAGTTTTAGCTGGTCTTGTATTGGATGATAAGCAATATATTGATTATATGTGTTCACCTGATAGTGATATTCTTCAAGTGgatgaaaatgaaattaatttTGTTCATCAGAATCAGAGAATGAATCattctttatcatttaaaagGGGATCTATGGAAAATTTAGAGGacgatgatgaaaaaaataaaaatatcaaaacATGTGTAGAAAATAAGGATGTTCACAATGATAATAACAATGATATTCACAATGATATTCACAATGATATTCacaataatattaagatCAATAATATGATGGATCATGACGTTTCTGAGTTTTATAAAGCTTATGTaaaagaaatacaaaaaaaaatcacaCATTATTGTGAGTTAGAATTTGAATCATTATGGAAAGAAACCAGAAGAACCAAAACACCTATATCTAAAGCAATTAATATCTTATCAAATAAAATTAGTGAActtaaaaaagatatactCTCATCTGATACATTATGTAGagattataaattattaaaaaaagtattaGAAGATGTTATACCACCAACGTTATTAAACATTGTAACATTTGAGCAAATTTTAGAGAGGGTAccttatgtatatataaaatctcTTTTCGCTTCTTCATTAGcatcaaattattattattcacagCAGTTTTTGAATGACTTATCagcatttaatttttttgaatacaTAAGGAAATTACAGAGCGAAAGtgcataa